From Candidatus Bathyarchaeota archaeon, one genomic window encodes:
- a CDS encoding methyl-accepting chemotaxis protein — MNKRKSGTKRTGQKSGLYAKYLDSIPSPVVAIDQNRTVTFMNKFGAKLVGETVLSAVGKKCYDLFKTGDCHTDKCACVRAMKNREVSTSQTTAHPGNLEVPIQYVARPLYDENKNVVGAVEIVTDVTQINNIISKAIASSKNVAAIADKVNAQCLMMTEMGKKTAEVAAQMSIGMQQVITAAQQVSTGSQKLAELSQVTAKRTENLKKIMDEAGASVKETTLIADEATRKALEANDKGQKGIFAINSIQSDIIRVAEAVNNMVNAVDKVGELANSVADIAGQTNMLALNAAIEAARAGEAGRGFAVVADAVKGLAGQSKEAAGGAITLVKGIKDSGTETNRITVTSRKGAEESSNVIQSAIRETEGIAQIMQQTNTEIRKLAENMEQGLKEIGEVVKAIEEVSSIAEESSSASEETSSAIEEQAAASEQLKEIAKNVQVAATEAAKEAERTKKEAETLIQQLTATN; from the coding sequence ATTAACAAAAGAAAATCAGGAACTAAAAGAACAGGACAAAAAAGTGGACTCTACGCAAAATACCTAGACAGCATCCCCTCCCCCGTAGTTGCTATAGACCAGAATCGCACAGTCACTTTCATGAACAAATTCGGTGCAAAACTAGTTGGTGAAACTGTCCTATCGGCAGTAGGAAAAAAATGCTACGACTTATTCAAAACTGGCGACTGCCACACAGACAAATGTGCCTGTGTACGGGCAATGAAAAACCGTGAAGTATCAACCTCTCAGACGACAGCTCACCCTGGAAACTTGGAAGTGCCTATCCAGTACGTAGCGCGACCACTCTACGACGAAAACAAGAACGTTGTAGGCGCGGTTGAAATCGTTACAGACGTAACACAAATTAACAATATCATTTCTAAGGCCATCGCGTCTTCTAAAAATGTGGCGGCAATAGCTGACAAAGTTAACGCCCAATGCCTCATGATGACTGAAATGGGTAAAAAAACCGCAGAAGTAGCCGCTCAAATGAGCATAGGAATGCAGCAAGTCATCACCGCAGCCCAGCAGGTTTCAACTGGTTCTCAGAAACTCGCTGAACTTTCTCAGGTAACAGCTAAACGAACGGAAAACCTCAAAAAAATCATGGATGAGGCAGGCGCAAGTGTTAAAGAAACCACCCTGATAGCTGACGAGGCGACACGTAAAGCCTTGGAGGCAAACGATAAAGGACAAAAAGGCATATTTGCCATAAACAGCATCCAAAGCGACATCATCAGAGTAGCTGAAGCCGTCAATAACATGGTAAACGCCGTTGACAAAGTCGGAGAACTCGCAAACTCCGTAGCAGACATCGCAGGCCAAACCAACATGCTTGCACTCAACGCTGCCATCGAAGCAGCCCGTGCTGGTGAAGCTGGCCGAGGATTCGCTGTCGTCGCAGACGCAGTTAAAGGCTTAGCTGGGCAGTCCAAAGAAGCCGCGGGCGGAGCAATCACGTTAGTTAAGGGTATAAAGGATTCTGGCACAGAAACAAACCGTATCACCGTAACTTCCAGAAAGGGTGCAGAAGAAAGCTCTAACGTTATTCAAAGTGCAATAAGGGAAACTGAAGGCATCGCACAAATCATGCAGCAAACCAACACCGAAATCCGTAAACTCGCAGAGAACATGGAGCAGGGTCTGAAAGAAATTGGAGAAGTCGTCAAAGCCATCGAGGAAGTTTCAAGCATCGCTGAGGAGAGCTCTTCCGCTTCTGAAGAAACCAGCTCTGCAATCGAGGAACAAGCAGCGGCGTCAGAACAACTAAAGGAAATCGCTAAAAACGTGCAAGTTGCAGCCACTGAAGCCGCTAAAGAGGCAGAGCGAACCAAAAAAGAAGCGGAAACACTAATTCAGCAACTCACAGCAACCAATTAA
- a CDS encoding C/D box methylation guide ribonucleoprotein complex aNOP56 subunit (functions along with aFIB and aL7a; guides 2'-O-methylation of ribose to specific sites in RNAs), whose amino-acid sequence MKVYIIQFPFGVAAFNENNQLVEKALFPKKAMQAAKSLLRTEQGKLSDQITSLITLLKNGGYETFVFANANLAQEAQRRLKVTSEVAKPAESAALNARMSEIALESGFAASLVELDSWNRNVSMELSKLRIKGATGKRDLIVSQGIQTLDSLDQTVNLFMGRLREWYGVYFPELDRLIEKHETYARLVMNIGDRENFTVETLEAENIPKERTELVAKAAEASMGADIAESDLAQVQALAKDVLAFYNLRKSMEDYVDRTMEEVAPNVRAVAGALLGARMISMAGGLQNLAMRPASTIQVLGAEKALFRSLKTGARPPKHGLIFQHTLLHDAKRWQRGKIARVIAGKLAIAARADAFGEKHYIGDQLKEEINKRIEEIREKYKEPPPQKEAKPKPQRDGFSYREGGERRFEGSGGEQRTQRREPFREGDRRPFQQKPRREGPPRGGKRRRKQWRDKRGRQS is encoded by the coding sequence ATGAAAGTATACATCATCCAGTTTCCCTTCGGCGTAGCAGCCTTCAACGAGAACAACCAGCTAGTAGAGAAGGCTCTGTTCCCCAAAAAAGCCATGCAAGCAGCCAAAAGCTTACTGCGCACCGAGCAGGGGAAACTTTCAGACCAAATCACATCACTCATCACCTTACTCAAAAACGGCGGCTACGAAACCTTTGTTTTTGCCAACGCAAACTTGGCACAGGAAGCCCAACGCAGACTCAAAGTAACAAGTGAAGTCGCTAAACCCGCAGAATCCGCTGCGTTAAACGCGCGCATGAGCGAAATTGCGTTAGAATCAGGTTTCGCCGCAAGCCTAGTTGAACTTGACAGCTGGAACCGCAACGTCAGCATGGAACTCTCAAAACTGCGCATCAAAGGCGCCACAGGAAAACGCGATCTCATCGTGTCGCAAGGAATCCAAACACTTGACAGCCTTGACCAAACAGTTAACCTATTTATGGGCAGACTCCGCGAATGGTACGGCGTTTACTTCCCTGAACTTGACCGTCTCATAGAGAAACATGAAACCTACGCACGTCTCGTCATGAACATAGGCGACCGAGAAAACTTTACCGTAGAAACTCTTGAAGCAGAAAACATCCCCAAAGAACGCACAGAATTGGTTGCAAAAGCTGCCGAGGCATCCATGGGCGCAGACATTGCAGAATCAGATTTAGCGCAAGTACAAGCTTTAGCCAAAGATGTTTTAGCGTTCTACAACCTGCGAAAAAGCATGGAAGACTACGTTGACCGCACCATGGAGGAAGTGGCGCCAAACGTCCGCGCGGTCGCAGGCGCACTACTTGGTGCCCGCATGATTTCTATGGCAGGCGGCTTACAGAACCTAGCTATGCGACCCGCCAGCACAATCCAAGTTTTAGGCGCAGAAAAAGCCCTATTCCGCTCACTTAAAACAGGCGCAAGGCCACCTAAACATGGCTTAATCTTCCAACACACCCTGCTCCACGACGCAAAACGTTGGCAACGAGGAAAAATCGCACGTGTAATCGCAGGCAAACTCGCCATAGCCGCACGCGCTGACGCGTTTGGAGAAAAACACTACATCGGCGACCAACTCAAAGAAGAAATAAACAAACGCATCGAAGAAATCCGTGAGAAATACAAAGAACCCCCGCCGCAAAAAGAAGCAAAACCTAAACCACAACGTGACGGCTTCAGTTACAGAGAAGGCGGAGAACGCCGATTCGAAGGCAGCGGAGGCGAGCAACGTACGCAACGGCGTGAACCTTTCCGAGAGGGCGACAGACGACCTTTCCAGCAGAAACCACGCCGCGAAGGCCCACCTAGAGGCGGTAAACGCAGACGCAAACAGTGGAGAGACAAGCGTGGGCGTCAGAGTTAA
- a CDS encoding fibrillarin-like rRNA/tRNA 2'-O-methyltransferase: protein MGVRVKPNDKFKEVYQILLEDGSKRLGTKNLTPGLAVYGERLVKFRGVEYRVWDAFRSKLAGAIIKGLQNVPIEPGSKVLYLGAASGTTPSHVSDIVGESGHVYCVEFAQRSLRDLVNNVAAYRPNITPMLEDARMPERYAMFISGKVDTIYCDVAQPEQAKLLADNADVFLKPDGWVMLACKSQSIDVTMAPDAVYQQEARVLRKRGYDVKEIVPLDPYDKAHAMIVAQKT, encoded by the coding sequence GTGGGCGTCAGAGTTAAACCAAACGACAAATTCAAAGAAGTCTACCAGATACTGCTTGAAGACGGCTCGAAGCGGCTGGGCACAAAAAACCTTACCCCCGGCTTAGCTGTCTACGGCGAACGTCTCGTAAAATTTCGGGGCGTCGAGTACCGTGTTTGGGATGCTTTTCGCAGCAAACTCGCAGGCGCCATCATAAAAGGTCTCCAGAATGTGCCTATCGAGCCAGGTTCAAAAGTTTTGTATTTGGGTGCAGCTTCAGGAACCACCCCCAGTCACGTTTCCGACATCGTCGGCGAGTCAGGGCACGTTTACTGTGTGGAATTTGCCCAGCGTTCGCTACGAGATTTAGTTAACAATGTGGCAGCATACCGCCCAAACATAACGCCGATGCTGGAAGACGCACGGATGCCCGAACGCTACGCCATGTTCATCTCAGGAAAAGTGGATACTATCTACTGTGACGTTGCGCAGCCTGAGCAAGCCAAGCTTCTCGCCGACAACGCAGATGTTTTCCTCAAACCAGACGGTTGGGTGATGCTTGCATGCAAATCACAGAGCATAGACGTGACGATGGCGCCTGACGCGGTTTACCAGCAGGAAGCGCGGGTACTGCGCAAGAGAGGCTACGACGTTAAGGAGATTGTGCCGCTTGACCCCTATGATAAGGCTCATGCGATGATTGTGGCTCAAAAAACCTAA
- the pyrB gene encoding aspartate carbamoyltransferase produces the protein MEFKGRDIVSIEDFTQTEINHILDVAKSMEPLAKGGSELLKGKILATLFFEPSTRTRLSFESAMLKLGGNVIGFAEPDVSSARKGENLADTVRTVENYADVIALRHSLEGSAKLAAEFSKVPIINAGTGAEEHPTQALIDLYTMRKERSKIDGLKVALVGDLRYGRTVHSLAYALALYNVELYLVSPETLRMRKDVLSTIKSKIPVTENANLEKIMPQIDVLYVTRIQKERFPDAAEYAKVKGAYRIDLKAIEKAKKDLIILHPLPRVDEIAPEVDNTPQARYFQQVWNGIVVRMALLSLVLGAVE, from the coding sequence TTGGAGTTCAAAGGGCGAGACATAGTTTCAATCGAAGACTTCACCCAAACAGAAATCAACCATATCCTCGACGTCGCCAAATCCATGGAGCCACTGGCCAAAGGCGGCTCAGAACTCCTCAAAGGCAAAATCCTAGCCACACTCTTCTTTGAACCCAGCACCCGCACAAGGCTCAGCTTCGAGAGCGCCATGCTTAAACTCGGCGGCAACGTCATCGGTTTCGCTGAACCAGACGTCTCCTCTGCACGTAAGGGCGAAAACCTTGCTGATACGGTGCGGACGGTTGAAAACTACGCCGACGTAATCGCTTTGAGGCACAGTTTGGAGGGTTCGGCGAAGTTGGCGGCGGAGTTCAGCAAAGTTCCAATCATCAATGCAGGAACAGGTGCAGAAGAACACCCCACGCAGGCGCTAATTGACCTCTACACGATGCGCAAAGAGAGAAGCAAAATCGACGGGTTAAAAGTGGCGTTGGTCGGCGACTTGCGTTATGGGCGAACGGTGCATTCGTTGGCGTATGCGTTGGCGCTCTACAACGTGGAACTCTACCTTGTCTCGCCTGAAACGTTGCGTATGCGCAAGGATGTTTTGTCAACTATCAAAAGCAAAATCCCCGTAACTGAAAACGCAAACCTCGAAAAAATCATGCCTCAAATAGATGTCCTCTACGTTACCCGCATCCAAAAAGAACGGTTCCCCGACGCCGCAGAATACGCCAAAGTGAAAGGCGCATACCGCATCGACTTAAAAGCCATAGAGAAAGCCAAAAAAGACCTCATCATCCTCCACCCGCTGCCTCGTGTGGACGAAATCGCCCCCGAAGTCGACAACACCCCGCAGGCGCGGTACTTCCAGCAAGTCTGGAACGGCATCGTGGTGCGGATGGCGTTGCTCTCGCTTGTTTTGGGTGCAGTTGAATAG
- a CDS encoding cation-transporting P-type ATPase: MEKAASQPIEKVFEELQTTANGLTSEEVKLRLKKYGYNKLTERRQLPFIHKFIKNLKDLFGILLLVAAILSYISGSPELAVIILGVVFVNIFVSIFQESRAEKAMETLKSWMPEYAKVMRDGELKKISVREIVPGDVILLEEGDRVPADARLIETFDLWTNNVPLTGESEPQPRQAETVKTVEKAYLYSPNLVFMSTSVAKGQGKAVVYATGMGTQFGRIASLTQTIQEEDSPLQKEIGLMAKYDFFIALAVGAVFFLASFLFLKVPLGTSIFFMIGVMVCCVPEGLQVTVSSALAINVLKMVKQNVLVKRLSAVQTLGSVTVICTDKTGTITKGEMTVNKLWVKDRVIEVSGLGYMPVGDFTIDGEPLKLGETKSLDKLLEIAALCNGAKVDPPSDRNRNWSVIGDPTDGALLVAALKYGQVIDEIVNEKPTIDILPFSFERKRMSTVHEYKDEVWVYTKGAPRSILDLCNRMYVEGKEEALTKETEDWIEARIHEFANEGLRVIAMAYRHMPKAEYKKGDDLEKELVFVGLAAMRDPPRTEVKDAVLKAQQAGIKTVIITGDYGPTAQVIAQEVGIVEKQCCQVIRGVDLDELGDQAIVDEVKKGNVIFARVAPEQKLRIVKVLKQSGEVVAVTGDGANDAPSLKEANIGVAMGASGTDVAREAADIVLLNDSFASIVKAVESGRAIYENIRKFIVYVFAHNWAELIPFVLYAALGFPLPLLVVHVLAIDLAIDVIPSLALSREPPEPGIMEEPPRSIKERLFTRKVLFRSVFIGVIIAAGAMIGCLSAWAEGGWYIGMPVPSDWVWGKEGVIPNQYYLKGITMTFAGIVVAQAGNVLASRTSKQSMFKANIAHNKWIIWGITAQLSILAVIIYVPLLQQVFGTTALGLTDWLYLLTLPIVVIVAEEIRKFINRKFSKTTQDLSKHDHT, from the coding sequence TTGGAAAAAGCTGCCTCTCAGCCTATCGAAAAAGTTTTCGAAGAATTACAAACCACAGCGAATGGTTTAACAAGCGAGGAAGTTAAACTTAGACTCAAAAAATACGGGTACAACAAACTCACCGAACGAAGACAACTCCCCTTCATCCACAAATTCATCAAGAACCTAAAAGACCTCTTTGGCATACTGCTCCTTGTAGCAGCCATTCTTTCTTACATAAGCGGCAGCCCCGAACTCGCAGTCATCATCTTAGGCGTAGTCTTCGTTAACATATTTGTCAGCATCTTCCAAGAGTCCCGCGCTGAAAAAGCCATGGAGACTCTCAAAAGCTGGATGCCTGAATACGCCAAAGTCATGCGTGACGGCGAACTTAAAAAAATCTCAGTCAGAGAAATCGTTCCCGGAGACGTCATCTTGCTCGAAGAGGGCGACCGAGTCCCAGCTGATGCCCGTCTGATTGAAACTTTCGATTTATGGACCAACAACGTTCCCCTAACAGGTGAATCCGAACCCCAACCGCGTCAAGCGGAAACTGTAAAAACCGTGGAAAAAGCATACCTCTACTCGCCCAACCTTGTTTTTATGAGCACCAGCGTCGCAAAAGGGCAAGGCAAAGCCGTCGTTTACGCCACCGGCATGGGCACACAGTTCGGCAGAATCGCCAGCTTAACGCAGACCATCCAAGAAGAAGACAGTCCGCTGCAGAAAGAAATCGGGTTAATGGCAAAGTACGATTTCTTCATCGCCTTAGCTGTGGGCGCCGTGTTCTTTTTGGCAAGTTTTCTGTTCCTCAAGGTTCCTCTGGGCACCAGTATTTTCTTCATGATCGGCGTCATGGTGTGCTGTGTCCCTGAAGGGTTACAGGTTACTGTTTCCAGCGCGTTAGCCATCAACGTGCTTAAGATGGTTAAGCAAAACGTGCTGGTTAAACGCCTCTCTGCCGTGCAGACATTGGGCAGCGTCACCGTCATCTGCACCGATAAAACAGGCACAATCACCAAGGGCGAAATGACCGTCAACAAGCTTTGGGTTAAAGACCGCGTCATCGAAGTCTCAGGCTTAGGCTACATGCCAGTAGGCGACTTCACCATAGACGGCGAACCGCTTAAGCTTGGAGAAACTAAATCGCTGGATAAACTGCTTGAAATCGCCGCGCTCTGCAACGGCGCCAAAGTTGACCCGCCATCGGATCGGAACCGCAACTGGAGCGTCATAGGCGACCCCACAGACGGCGCATTGCTCGTTGCCGCACTCAAGTATGGTCAAGTTATCGATGAAATCGTAAATGAGAAACCCACTATCGACATTTTGCCGTTTAGCTTCGAGCGCAAACGCATGAGCACCGTACACGAATACAAAGACGAAGTCTGGGTTTACACCAAAGGCGCCCCCCGAAGCATCCTTGACCTCTGCAACCGCATGTACGTAGAAGGCAAAGAGGAAGCCTTAACCAAAGAAACAGAAGACTGGATAGAGGCAAGAATCCACGAGTTCGCAAACGAAGGCTTACGCGTCATAGCCATGGCTTACAGGCACATGCCCAAAGCCGAGTACAAAAAAGGCGACGACCTCGAAAAAGAGTTGGTGTTTGTCGGTTTAGCTGCGATGCGTGACCCGCCAAGAACTGAAGTCAAAGACGCCGTGCTTAAAGCTCAGCAGGCAGGCATAAAAACAGTCATAATCACAGGCGACTATGGACCCACTGCGCAAGTCATCGCGCAAGAAGTAGGCATAGTTGAGAAGCAATGCTGTCAAGTTATCCGAGGTGTTGACCTCGACGAACTCGGAGACCAAGCTATAGTTGATGAAGTGAAAAAGGGCAACGTGATTTTTGCCCGTGTAGCGCCAGAGCAGAAGCTACGCATCGTCAAAGTGCTAAAACAGAGCGGCGAAGTGGTTGCTGTTACAGGTGACGGAGCCAACGATGCGCCTTCACTTAAAGAGGCAAACATAGGCGTCGCCATGGGCGCTTCAGGCACAGACGTGGCGCGAGAAGCAGCAGACATCGTTTTGCTCAACGACAGCTTCGCCTCAATCGTGAAAGCCGTCGAGTCAGGCCGCGCAATCTATGAGAACATCCGCAAATTCATAGTCTACGTCTTCGCCCACAACTGGGCGGAACTTATTCCCTTCGTCCTCTACGCCGCATTGGGTTTCCCCCTCCCACTTCTTGTAGTGCATGTGTTAGCTATCGACTTAGCCATCGACGTCATCCCAAGCTTGGCGCTGAGCCGTGAACCACCCGAACCAGGCATCATGGAGGAGCCGCCCCGCAGCATCAAAGAACGTCTGTTCACACGCAAAGTCCTATTCCGCTCTGTGTTCATCGGCGTCATAATCGCCGCTGGCGCAATGATTGGTTGCTTAAGTGCTTGGGCAGAAGGGGGATGGTATATTGGAATGCCTGTACCCAGTGACTGGGTGTGGGGAAAAGAAGGCGTTATTCCCAATCAATATTACCTCAAAGGAATCACCATGACCTTCGCAGGCATAGTCGTTGCCCAAGCAGGAAACGTGTTGGCAAGCCGAACCAGCAAACAATCCATGTTCAAAGCCAACATAGCCCACAACAAATGGATAATCTGGGGGATAACCGCGCAACTCTCAATTTTAGCTGTCATAATCTACGTTCCATTGTTGCAGCAGGTATTCGGTACCACTGCATTGGGCTTAACCGACTGGCTCTATCTGCTTACATTACCTATCGTGGTGATTGTTGCTGAGGAAATTCGCAAGTTCATCAACCGCAAATTCAGCAAAACCACCCAAGACCTAAGCAAACACGACCACACATAA
- a CDS encoding ArsR family transcriptional regulator, with protein MVNQQPIRSRGVKVLKAVSSPLRLQILNLLFDKSALSYTELMNELKMNPSRDAGRFAYHLKFMLKAGLVEADVEAKKYYLTDLGKMVLDVADRVEKKAVKPRGMMVRTSHFTVEEFDANKIANSLIKEAKVPAELAQKAAKEAEKRLIKSKIKYLTAPLIREVVNGILVEKGYEDYRHKLTRVGMPIHEVTALIESKEIAADGDSAIRIAGQTVIGEYTLLNVFPRDIADAHLSGAIHIDGLGTWVLKPNDIIHDIRYFLQNGIKLENPKMISLEPPRDFKTALSTAFNVMLHASKETNSSQTFNYFNIALAPYTRAADKEKLKGSLRIFLFNLNQHVEATLGLELCIPKPTAEKEATGPNGKTGKYGDYAQECLLLASLILEIFLEESVHKPLLNPKLVIKINDAALVDEAAKTVLLKAHQLAAQGGVVYFANLTRKDGENAAYSSSGIKFASDLTGDWETDTLRTGCLGSVTINLPRIAMECEKDKNKFLDLLKERLELSARALTIKSNALKQFGKNNMPFLLQKGNGDTYFRLENCSRIIDLAGFREAAEAFTGKSVMSEDGRKFVEEVIACILAFKQKVGRKYGKRLHIVMLGNREAAERLAQLDIERYGVAKVKFSGTRDKPYYSTVKRIGIKPAQPLLAPQGTTDMAQLLRGLTAGGSLDIFELEGAEFSPEALLDLTKRIIENAASEFFTYNRTVCYCSNCKKNHYGALHKCPTCGSMSTLTVFNRFAST; from the coding sequence ATGGTAAATCAGCAACCAATTCGCAGTCGCGGCGTAAAAGTGCTAAAAGCTGTCTCGTCACCCCTCAGACTACAAATCCTCAACCTGCTTTTTGACAAAAGCGCCCTTTCCTACACGGAGCTTATGAATGAGTTGAAGATGAATCCCAGCCGAGACGCAGGAAGATTTGCCTACCACCTCAAGTTTATGTTAAAAGCGGGGTTGGTTGAGGCAGATGTGGAAGCAAAAAAGTATTACCTCACCGACCTCGGCAAGATGGTGCTTGACGTCGCCGATCGCGTGGAGAAAAAAGCGGTTAAACCTCGCGGTATGATGGTGCGTACGTCGCATTTTACGGTGGAAGAGTTTGACGCTAACAAAATCGCCAATTCTCTCATCAAAGAAGCCAAGGTGCCTGCGGAACTTGCGCAGAAAGCTGCCAAAGAAGCAGAAAAACGTCTGATTAAGTCAAAAATAAAGTACCTAACTGCTCCGCTTATCCGTGAAGTCGTCAACGGTATACTAGTGGAAAAAGGCTACGAAGACTACCGCCACAAACTAACCCGTGTCGGCATGCCCATCCACGAAGTCACAGCGCTTATCGAGTCAAAAGAGATAGCGGCAGACGGAGATTCTGCAATCCGCATAGCAGGTCAAACCGTCATAGGCGAATACACGTTGCTAAACGTTTTTCCCCGCGACATCGCAGACGCGCATCTCTCAGGGGCAATCCACATCGACGGCTTAGGAACTTGGGTACTAAAACCCAACGACATAATCCACGACATCCGCTATTTCCTCCAAAACGGCATAAAACTTGAAAACCCCAAAATGATTTCACTAGAGCCGCCCAGAGACTTCAAAACCGCCTTATCCACTGCGTTTAACGTGATGCTTCACGCCAGTAAAGAAACCAACAGTTCACAGACGTTCAACTACTTCAACATCGCTCTCGCCCCCTACACACGCGCGGCGGACAAAGAAAAACTAAAAGGAAGCCTCAGAATTTTCCTCTTTAACCTCAACCAGCATGTGGAAGCCACGTTGGGGTTGGAGTTGTGTATTCCCAAGCCCACTGCAGAAAAAGAAGCCACAGGTCCAAACGGCAAAACAGGCAAATACGGTGACTACGCCCAAGAATGCTTGCTTTTGGCTTCGCTTATCCTCGAAATATTTCTCGAAGAAAGCGTCCACAAACCACTCTTAAACCCCAAACTGGTCATAAAAATCAACGATGCAGCCTTAGTCGATGAAGCAGCGAAAACGGTTCTGCTAAAGGCGCATCAACTCGCTGCACAGGGCGGCGTAGTTTACTTTGCTAACCTCACAAGAAAAGACGGAGAAAACGCAGCTTACTCTTCGTCGGGCATAAAATTCGCCTCCGACTTGACAGGCGACTGGGAAACTGACACCCTGCGCACCGGATGCCTCGGTTCAGTCACCATCAACCTGCCCCGCATCGCCATGGAATGCGAGAAGGACAAAAACAAATTCCTCGACCTCCTCAAAGAACGCCTAGAATTATCCGCCCGCGCTCTCACAATCAAATCCAACGCGCTAAAGCAATTCGGCAAAAACAACATGCCCTTCCTGCTACAGAAAGGCAACGGCGACACCTACTTCAGACTGGAAAACTGTTCGCGTATAATTGATTTGGCTGGGTTCCGTGAAGCAGCGGAAGCTTTCACTGGAAAAAGCGTCATGTCCGAGGATGGACGCAAGTTCGTCGAAGAAGTCATCGCCTGCATCTTGGCGTTCAAGCAGAAAGTGGGCAGAAAATACGGTAAACGCCTCCACATTGTGATGCTGGGAAACCGTGAAGCCGCCGAACGCCTCGCGCAGCTTGACATCGAACGTTACGGTGTGGCGAAAGTAAAGTTTTCGGGAACACGCGATAAACCCTACTATTCCACCGTTAAGCGTATCGGCATAAAACCCGCTCAGCCGCTGCTTGCACCTCAGGGCACCACCGACATGGCGCAGCTACTGCGGGGCTTAACTGCAGGCGGAAGCCTAGACATCTTCGAATTAGAAGGAGCCGAATTCAGCCCAGAAGCCCTACTCGATTTAACCAAACGCATAATCGAGAACGCCGCCAGCGAATTCTTCACCTACAACCGCACCGTATGCTACTGCAGCAACTGCAAGAAAAACCACTACGGCGCACTCCACAAATGCCCCACCTGCGGCTCAATGAGCACCCTAACCGTTTTTAACCGATTCGCTTCAACCTAA